A stretch of Mucilaginibacter terrae DNA encodes these proteins:
- a CDS encoding DUF5686 and carboxypeptidase-like regulatory domain-containing protein — translation MKLFTKIIFTLFILTASLNALYAQTIVKGTVTDAKTKEALPYVTVTFGDSNQGAPTDGNGRFTIKTNDKFDYIKVNYVGYRTITRNIEAGKEQTINIAINADTRQLSDVVVKAGKKKKYTNKNNPAVELIRQVIAHKAQNQVTNYNYAEYKQYERMTFSLSNLSDKFKSKKIFKNYQFMFREQDSTAIGGKTLLPLYMEEKLSANYYRKVPYAQKQVVEANKQVKYDETFVDNQGLTTYFNRMYQDINIYDNNVSLLSNQLLSPISDNSPNYYKFFITDTIKDQQPNLIELSFTPRNTINKLFEGRIYITMDGNYAVQNAVLTVNKNIDLNFVRQMEARLSFEKNPDNRYHLSQSNLKIEFALNKNKGGGVFGERLVTIRNFQINTPRPKETYDGPAQVYAKKYDEQTDAYWTESRPDTLDKAAADLYKNVDSLQTIPSFKRTMDIATLVLAGYKNFGPFEMGPVNTFYSFNPVEGFRARLGGRTTTALSKRYYFETYGAYGTRDQKFKYFLSSTYSLNNKSIYSFPQNYIRASFQHDTKVPGQELEFVQESNFLLSFKRGANDQWLYNDIFKLDYVHEYLNHFSYAVGFKKWNQSPAGALQFQNLLPNGALNNVNLIHTTEMSLQLRFAPHEKFYQGKLYRTPIPDKYPIYTLRYTQGFKGLVGGDYNYQNVVGNVSKRFYASQLGFSDVSIEGGYLFGKVPFPLLDIHRANQSYAFQFQSFNLMNFQEFVSDHYATFTIDHNFNGFLFNKIPLLRRLKLREVVNFKGLWGAVRAENNPANDRSLLRFPTNSLGQATTYTLNNGMYAEGSIGIGNIFKVLRFDLVRRFTYLDNPNAPKLGLRTFVKFDF, via the coding sequence ATGAAACTCTTTACCAAAATAATATTTACGCTCTTTATACTTACCGCCTCTTTAAATGCTTTGTACGCACAAACCATTGTTAAAGGTACAGTTACCGATGCCAAAACCAAAGAAGCATTGCCATATGTAACGGTAACCTTTGGCGATAGTAATCAAGGTGCCCCAACCGATGGCAACGGCCGTTTTACCATTAAAACAAACGACAAGTTTGACTACATAAAAGTTAACTACGTTGGCTACCGTACTATAACCCGTAACATTGAAGCTGGTAAAGAGCAAACCATTAATATAGCCATAAACGCCGATACCAGGCAATTGAGCGATGTAGTGGTAAAAGCCGGTAAAAAAAAGAAATACACTAACAAAAACAACCCTGCGGTTGAACTCATTAGGCAGGTTATTGCTCATAAGGCACAAAACCAGGTAACCAATTATAATTATGCCGAGTACAAACAATACGAGCGCATGACCTTTTCGTTAAGCAACCTGAGCGATAAGTTTAAAAGCAAAAAGATCTTCAAAAATTACCAGTTTATGTTCCGCGAGCAGGATTCAACTGCTATTGGCGGTAAAACATTGCTGCCTCTATATATGGAAGAGAAACTTTCGGCTAATTATTACCGCAAAGTTCCTTATGCGCAAAAGCAGGTGGTTGAAGCCAATAAACAGGTTAAATATGATGAAACATTTGTGGATAATCAGGGCCTCACTACCTACTTTAACCGCATGTACCAGGACATTAACATTTATGATAATAACGTATCTTTACTGAGCAATCAGTTGTTGAGCCCCATATCAGACAATTCTCCTAACTATTATAAATTTTTCATTACCGATACCATTAAAGATCAGCAGCCCAATTTAATTGAGCTGAGCTTTACTCCCCGTAACACCATCAACAAACTGTTTGAAGGCCGTATTTACATTACTATGGATGGCAACTATGCCGTGCAAAATGCGGTGTTAACGGTTAATAAAAACATCGACCTTAACTTTGTGCGCCAAATGGAGGCCCGCTTGTCGTTTGAGAAAAACCCCGATAACCGTTACCACCTGAGCCAAAGTAATTTGAAAATTGAGTTTGCCCTCAATAAAAACAAAGGAGGCGGTGTATTTGGCGAACGCTTGGTTACCATACGCAACTTTCAGATCAACACGCCTCGCCCTAAAGAAACTTATGATGGCCCCGCACAGGTTTACGCCAAAAAGTATGACGAGCAAACCGATGCTTACTGGACCGAAAGCCGCCCTGATACACTGGACAAAGCCGCTGCCGACCTTTATAAAAATGTAGACAGCCTGCAAACCATACCATCGTTTAAACGCACTATGGATATTGCCACGCTGGTACTGGCCGGTTACAAAAACTTTGGTCCGTTTGAGATGGGCCCGGTAAATACCTTTTACAGCTTTAACCCGGTTGAGGGCTTCCGCGCACGTTTAGGCGGCCGTACCACTACCGCATTGAGCAAACGCTATTATTTTGAAACCTACGGTGCTTACGGGACCCGCGACCAAAAATTTAAATACTTTTTAAGCTCTACCTACTCGCTTAACAACAAGTCTATCTACTCATTCCCGCAAAACTATATCCGCGCCAGCTTTCAGCACGATACCAAGGTGCCCGGCCAGGAGCTGGAGTTTGTACAGGAGAGCAACTTCCTGCTTTCATTTAAACGCGGCGCAAACGACCAGTGGTTATACAACGATATATTTAAGCTGGATTACGTACACGAGTACTTAAACCACTTCTCATATGCCGTTGGCTTTAAAAAGTGGAATCAAAGCCCGGCTGGTGCTTTGCAGTTTCAAAACCTGTTGCCAAACGGTGCATTGAATAACGTAAATCTTATTCATACCACCGAAATGTCGTTACAGTTGCGCTTTGCACCGCACGAGAAATTTTACCAGGGCAAACTATACCGCACACCTATTCCTGATAAGTACCCAATATATACTCTGCGCTACACCCAGGGCTTTAAAGGCCTGGTAGGGGGCGATTATAATTACCAAAATGTGGTAGGTAACGTTAGCAAGCGTTTTTATGCTTCGCAATTGGGTTTCTCAGATGTGAGTATTGAGGGTGGTTACCTGTTTGGCAAAGTGCCGTTCCCGTTGCTTGATATTCACCGCGCCAATCAAAGCTATGCGTTCCAGTTCCAATCATTTAACTTAATGAACTTCCAGGAGTTTGTGAGCGACCATTATGCCACCTTTACTATCGACCATAACTTTAACGGGTTTTTGTTTAATAAAATTCCATTATTACGCCGCTTAAAACTGCGCGAGGTGGTAAACTTTAAAGGTTTATGGGGAGCTGTTCGCGCTGAGAACAACCCGGCTAACGACCGCTCGTTGCTGCGTTTCCCAACCAACAGCTTAGGCCAGGCTACTACTTATACGCTTAACAATGGTATGTATGCCGAAGGCAGTATAGGTATAGGCAATATATTCAAAGTGTTAAGGTTCGATCTGGTTCGCCGATTTACCTATTTAGATAACCCTAATGCACCAAAGCTGGGTTTGAGGACTTTCGTAAAGTTTGATTTTTAA